A part of Capsicum annuum cultivar UCD-10X-F1 chromosome 6, UCD10Xv1.1, whole genome shotgun sequence genomic DNA contains:
- the LOC107875186 gene encoding major pollen allergen Ole e 6-like → MESSKKLVAMFLVCIVVLSYSVHVSNAADEDSARRFVDKAHADYAACFNDCDEDCTHQGLGFTFCEVKCDEDCTDQLLKARKLKN, encoded by the exons ATGGAGTCATCAAAGAAGCTTGTTGCCATGTTTCTTGTTTGCATTGTTGTGTTATCCTACTCTGTGCATGTTTCCAATGCTGCTGATGAAGATAGTGCAAGGAGATTTGTGGATAAAGCTCACGCAGATTATGCAGCTTGTTTCAATGACTGTGACGAGGACTGTACTCATCAAGGATTAGGATTCACATTTTGTGAGGTTAAATGTGACGAGGATTGCACTGATCAATTGCTTAAAG Ctagaaaattgaagaattaa